Proteins co-encoded in one Coregonus clupeaformis isolate EN_2021a chromosome 5, ASM2061545v1, whole genome shotgun sequence genomic window:
- the LOC121557261 gene encoding actin-like — MEATWSYVFNTHVKTPSSESPVLLTEFPLTTQSDRERTCRMMFEGLGVPALYLAPQSLLALLSSGRVTGCVVDCGYDVTHTVPVFEGHCLPHAVRQLGLGGQDVTARLALLLKESGAQFSSATQEHDTVTNIKEQMCYVSTDPSSETATTIIDSADADYQLPDGHMLRIGSERFEAPEILFSPQTVHMVTHGIPSLLVSSVLESDADLRQLLLDNAVLAGGSSLLPGMGHRLREEASALAPPGDRVGPVPVMDTAWLGGSLMSSLSIFGDMCISALEYQEMGSNVVHHKCF, encoded by the coding sequence ATGGAGGCCACTTGGAGCTATGTTTTCAACACCCATGTCAAGACCCCCTCTAGTGAGAGCCCAGTTTTGCTGACTGAGTTCCCCTTGACCACCCAGTCGGACAGGGAAAGGACCTGCAGGATGATGTTCGAGGGGCTGGGCGTCCCTGCATTGTACCTGGCCCCTCAGTCGCTCCTGGCCCTGCTGTCTTCAGGCAGGGTGACCGGCTGTGTGGTGGACTGTGGCTACGACGTCACCCACACTGTCCCAGTGTTCGAGGGCCACTGCCTCCCCCACGCTGTGCGTCAGCTGGGCCTTGGAGGGCAGGATGTCACGGCCCGCCTAGCTCTGCTGCTGAAGGAGTCCGGAGCTCAGTTCTCCAGCGCCACACAGGAACATGACACTGTGACAAACATCAAGGAGCAGATGTGTTATGTATCCACTGACCCCTCCTCAGAGACAGCCACAACCATCATCGACAGCGCAGATGCGGACTACCAGCTCCCCGACGGACATATGCTGAGGATCGGCAGTGAGAGGTTCGAGGCGCCCGAgatcctcttctctcctcagacTGTCCACATGGTGACACATGGCATCCCAAGCCTTCTTGTGAGCTCTGTGTTGGAGAGCGATGCAGACCTGCGGCAGCTGCTCCTAGACAACGCCGTCCTGGCAGGGGGCTCCAGCCTCCTTCCCGGGATGGGCCACAGACTGAGGGAGGAGGCCTCGGCTCTGGCCCCGCCAGGGGACCGCGTGGGGCCAGTCCCTGTGATGGATACTGCCTGGCTGGGGGGCTccctcatgtcctctctctccatctttggaGACATGTGCATCAGTGCCTTGGAGTACCAGGAGATGGGGTCCAACGTGGTCCATCACAAGTGCTTCTGA